In Campylobacter sp. VBCF_01 NA2, one DNA window encodes the following:
- the luxS gene encoding S-ribosylhomocysteine lyase: MPLLDSFLVDHTKMKAPGVRLAKKMTTKGGDRICVFDLRFCRPNLEIMSERATHTLEHLFAGFMRAHLNSADVEIIDISPMGCRTGFYMSLIGEPREEEIIHAWKSSMRDVLAVKCQSDIPELNKFQCGTCEMHSLQGAKQIAQNVLNKGICVIKNDEIKLDLSLVK, encoded by the coding sequence ATGCCACTACTTGATAGTTTTTTAGTAGATCATACCAAGATGAAAGCCCCTGGCGTGCGACTCGCCAAAAAAATGACCACAAAGGGTGGCGATAGGATTTGCGTTTTTGATTTGCGATTTTGCAGGCCAAATTTAGAGATTATGAGCGAGCGCGCCACACACACGCTCGAACACCTTTTTGCGGGCTTTATGAGAGCGCATTTAAACAGCGCCGATGTCGAAATCATCGACATTTCGCCAATGGGGTGCAGGACTGGATTTTATATGAGTTTAATCGGCGAACCGCGCGAAGAGGAGATAATTCACGCGTGGAAGAGCTCTATGCGCGATGTGCTAGCGGTAAAATGCCAAAGCGACATACCAGAGCTGAATAAATTTCAGTGTGGCACCTGCGAAATGCACTCTTTGCAAGGCGCCAAGCAAATCGCACAAAATGTGCTAAACAAGGGCATTTGCGTCATCAAAAACGACGAAATCAAACTTGATTTATCTTTGGTGAAGTAA